The sequence CTCAACGAGTGTCACTCTCTAACAATCGCTAGCGTTGATATGTTTCTCTATAATCAAATATAAACACTCATAGTTTCTTGGATGGATTGAGTAAATTCGACCTAATACTTCGGTGGAAAATAAATAGGAGAAACTTGATTTCATTGTTTCCgccgttaaattttttaacgattGATTCCAAGTATTTCGGAGTATAGCAACATTCGGGCTAAGTCATCATTGCggcacattttaaaaaatctggtcaatgttgtagatggcggtCAATCAACTCGTTGTAATACATTCTCCTGAGTAAAGAACACTCTTTGACCATTTTCGAAATGCACGGCTTAATGAACAACAGTTGTCCttcatgaatggcaaatgaaaaaatgcacCAAATTGCTTCGTTACTACTATTGAAATTGCGTGACTTCATCGTTGGAATACTCATTGCACTAACTCAAGCATGTcatatttgcagatgtatttgataagtgggcgtattgGTGGTCGCGAGCAATTTTGCtttctgtaaaaaacttttgtggattattttaaaaaattacccaaattGGTCCAGTCGTTCTGGACCGTTAGATATAtggaaaaaagtgggcgtggtcaatttttcgaacatttaaaaaaatatcggtgcagccgttttccaattttagataaatcgaacaaagtaggcgtggtcaattcgtttttacataaaaacctaAATTAGACTATGAcgaatattaaaagaaaaaattttacaaatatatcCAGCcattctcaactgatgcaattaccaatgaacgaggaaattttattttcgactttattaaactaattttataatttttaaacgaatTCGTTTGTAGACTAATTGCTTTTTAGGAATTCAtcaattttatgaaaacaggCTATTAGTTTCATTATTTAGATTTTCGTTAAAACAATCTTGTTTTATTTCAGAACACTTTTCGCGAAAACCTCATCACTGGACACAGTTTATTGCTTCTTGATGCTTCTGCCCTCTCCGCCATGAATATTAAAGACTTTGATCATATTAAAGCTATAACTCAAGGCATACGCGccttgttttattttgaaatgacTAAATTTGGACGTAGTCTTACTCTCTATCCAGAATTCCATCACGAATTGTACAAACTATTTCGCCTAAAGACAGGAGCAAAATATGAAGATGCGCGATGTTCTGATCTGTGGCGCAAAATGCAAATGATACGTCAAAAAGAACCAAACTATTCGCACTGGGAGATTTTAGAACGTTGGTTGGGTTTCGAAAAAGATCCCGAATATACAGAATTAATTGGTGGTATACGCAGATCGAATCTATATACATGTAAGGCAAAATCAGCTCCAGCTACACTAGCTAGTAAACGTTCTCAACGTTGCTTTTGTTTGCCTCCTTGTGAATGTTATTGGAGCGATTTGGATCGCCGGCCACCATGGCGGTTTAAGTGTTTGCCGAATTTAGCACCAGACTCGGAATTCGTTGAAGTTTGTCGAGGTTGTATTCCACCATGTACATGTCGTTGGTCATCTAAGAAATATTTGACACGTGGTGTTTTGTCTTGTCTCCAGCAAGCATTTCCTCAGAAATATGGTGGTGTTCAAGGTCAAAATCGTTATCGTAAATACGAACAATTTTCATCGTATCGCTTATCGCTTTTTTAAGTAATTAACTTTAATCAAATTCGatgttgcatttttaatttatttttttaacattttctgtttaatttttaaactacatatGATTTACATTCATCTGCTCTTCTGTATATttgttgaaatgaaaaatagagcaaaataaattacagatttgatatactttatttcaatttgtCAAACTTCCTCTTAAATAAGATTCAATTGGAAATGTACTAACACGAATCGATACCATTTAACCAATCATTATACAAAATATACTTAGTTCATGCATTCAAACTCAAAGCGAAGCAAATTTACTTTATGACACAAAGTCGAATATGTtacgccaattttcaataaatttcaatggATTTCATAACAAACTgactatttatgtatgaattcaTGAATGCAGTACTTAAACGTTATTGACATCCATGCCACAGAGCCAAACATATACGAAGGAAAAAATGTTAaggaaaccaaaacaaaaacagaactATTGGAAGGAATGTGTCAATAATGACGAGATAACATGCAAACAATCTCGAATCTCAGATACAAACACAGGATAAAACAACACATAGAACCAGAATTCGATGCAACAGATTTGCAACACAACACAAACTCCCAATGTGCAACAAATGCTTACATGCAGTCATGCAAAGTTGTACCCACAATTTAAAGTTGGTGCCAACGAGAGAATGTGTTTGAATGTAAAAGATCCTGGGATAAAGTATGAGAACTACAAGAGTGAAAATATGAGATAATTTACGAGAATAAGCGTGATAAAAACGAACAAATCGAAAAACAACATTGACACATAAAGCTGGTTGCTTGGTTCGATGGCAGCAGGAAGGAAGGCAGgcataaatgtttaacattttatacacttTAATGCAGTTGGAGAAAAGTAGGATACATTTATGGGAAATCTTAACAAAGTATCCAAAGTGAGATCTTCTAAATTCCTTAAAATCAGTCTTTGTGATCAAAAGTATATTTCAAGAGCTcgaattacaatttttcgaaataCTCACCTTTAGGActatttcaattaattacattctccaacagcatttttggaacagaatagcgaccctatactTCTGAAAggacatgttgagtagataatttttgtagaataaacttatagtccacctgGTCAGAATTTTTTtgacagtgggtcaaagttttcattttttgatcgaaggtagcattatactaaatgaaaaaaattgtataagttaatatctgagagaattcttatggtcagagttatattatgaaattttatggggattatttttatggaagatcttaaccctctagctcctctcatTAGGAGTCAATTAGacccttttttgagaaaatcaaaaaaagtcctttcgaAAAGGATtgaaatattctacgaaaatttttgcaggaaaatttcagtgggggtcgaAATTTTATAgcagtattcgaaattttatagcaaatatagacgatatttaaaaaaaattttaacctccgtatctaaaaaactaaaaaaagatcgagcaaaattaaaaaaaataaataaataaacctaaataaatcTTGACCTGTGTATGAacgtttttgtagatcttctttaGGACTATTTATACTTTAAATATCAGCTtattcggattataaatagatttttggcgattttttaaaaaagtgtgagacccaaggtggcgtgtaattttgctaatttagCGTAAAgaaattttacggcaaaaatttcgtagaatatgttaatccttaaatgtcctttttgaaaggaccttcTTTgaatttctcgaaaaaagggtcaaattgacccctaaagagaatAGATAGATGGTTAGGATCcttcacaaaaatgatccccataaaattccacgatATAACTCttacaataagaattctctcagatattaacttacaaaatttttttcagttagtataatgctactttcgatcaaaaaattaaaactttgacacactgtaaaaaaaaattcagaccagctggactataagtgtatgcgattgacaacaaatttggttgctattacgaatctgttttctatgtgtagggttgctattctgttccaatcaataagtctaaatttgttaaacagTGTTATTAAAACCAAATGTTTATTTCTATCAGTGTAACGAATATGTGTTTGAGTTTATTGGTCTGACAACAATTTCTGTTTGAGTATTACGACCACACGTATTGACTCTCATAGTCCGAACAGCAGGACATCGTAgcgtatgtttttattttcgaccatcaataaattttaacacgTGATCACTGATCGGATCAATAAACGATGTTGTGTTTGTAGCGATTTGTAAACCATAAACGAAATTATGAATACTTTATTTCATAATTCACCTTTAGGTGGCAAATAATGAGAACAAGGAGAAGAAGGATAGGCGGATGGATGGTAGTGGTAACTTTTACAAGAAGTACAATCCATATTAATAGTGTAGATGATTGGTTTATTGCTGGAATTATGTAAAGTTcaataaaacatatatttatgaaatgaaGCTGCCTCTTGCACTTCCATCTCACACTTATGTGAGATAAAAGGACTCATAACTATTGGAAGGATACAATTATTTATACTATTAAATAGATCCTCTTTACATGTGCTAAATACTTGGCAAAACTAAAATAgcgaaaataaattggaaataCATTGTTTGTGGTTTTCTATAATTATAAACTTGAGTTCGTAGGAAGTTTGTTACAATAGAAGGAAACTATAATACTGACATTTCCGAAGCAATACCAAATTATTAGTGAATGGGAACTGCAAAGATTTACTCATTTACATGCGCAACATTTAAAAAGAATCACTGAAGTGAAGCGATGTCTAAGTAGTATGTACTCTTCATATTTAAGACACAATTCATAACAATTGAACGAAAAGCTTACAATCCAAGACCTCTGAATTCATGACAATTATTTCATGAAACTTCAACTAAAATGTATAAACTCTAAACTATAgagtaacatagagacgaggcGGAAGTgtcaaaaaacctaagtctgttgccaaaaacctatctcttgcaacaacaaaatacatgctagacaatgtattttgttgttgtataagaaatattatttgttgtatttttgtttgacaaatcggagtgtctggtctctatgtataattctctatgctcTAAACGTTATTCGAATTTTCTCAAATGtttaacatataattttttaattattgagaAAAATTTCAGACCTTGGGAGtattaaaaatcgcaaaattgcaaaaaaggcggcctaatgttaataaaaaaatacggtAGAAGgaccagagagagcgttctgcatcgatcgaaataaatattattcggacggggcaaggtttgGACTATAGGGCGGTTGGCCGGGcctcacatacgatctcttatgcttcgggatatcgtaatggatccattcttCATCGCAAATaaagattcggtgcaaaaatgattatcttttatagcgttcaagctcgTTCAATCTCTCTGATTAAATTCGTACAAATTTCgctgtttttggatgaatattgttgctcgcaaacgttttgaaattgctgcatgATTAGCTCCCATTTGATTTGGCAAGCTCTTGTTgccaacaatcttcattgagtaatgcctccaattcatggtctttaaaattgtttgcctGGCCTGAACGATCTTTAACTTCCGCGTCAAAATCTCCACgatagaacacattcaccataagctttggtaagcaatcggtgtgctttttcgtcactttttttaaattaaataaataaagcaaaacttcccgcatatgacgctttgtttggCACAGAATTCGAcaatttcgaagcaaaaaaaaaaacattttttacattataatgttcaataactaagtaagaataaatgacagttatttatgtacccttcaaaatgacaaatAACTTATTCAAAACCGCGTTCTAAATTAACGCAATCTATTGTagatcccgcatttttaagtcttacacccaatataatcaaattttattgcttttacttaaaaaaaaggaaTCAAAAAAGTACGTTCCTGGATGATGAGTTGGTTTCGGTCACCATAGAACAACATATACCACTGTCCCTGATCATATGTTAAATTTAACTGTCAAACATGATcgataaatgaaaacaaaatcagcccaattatgaaaaaaaaattccccgggagttttttcccttttcgttttattaacatagaatttgaataggaaaaatgagtgaAGGGAAACAattcccggggaattttttttcataaaatgggCTGAATTGTTGATGAAACTAAATCGAAAACTTTGTTTTCAAGTTAATCGGTGTAATTGGCAGATGTATCCCTATGTCGAATTGTGCCATATCTACCTcatggccaatttaaaaaaaaaaaaaacctataacATTTTGTATGTAGTAATAAAATTTCTGAATAATTAATCGCAGCTTctgtgttaaacaaattttaaattttaatcgaatacaataaaactcgtataaaacaataaaataaataaataacaaacgaAATATTTCTGTCTATACAAATTTAtcagaataaatatttatgtctgTGTTAAAATCTGTCTGGgtcttgttgtattttttatttctttgaatTATGTGATACTCAGATGTGATTTAATAACTCGTTCAATAACTCGTTCCGTTAACACTTTATTATGTTGGATTGTTCATAAATTGTCTCTGCCACACAAAACTATGCAGTCTTCAGGAACATGAGAACTAAAcgttaagacaaaaaaaaaaaaaaacaaacaagacGCAACAAcagcacaacaacaattatCACTACCACCAAAGGAGTTTGGAACACTAAATACATGTAATGCCACCAACATGGAGACCAATAATCATGACAATGATGACACGAAACAGAAGATTATGATTAATCGCCGTTTAATCAATTTTATGTGTAGACGATGACGACAACAACGGTAACGACGGCTGTTATAGCGGAGGTGGAGAAGACGGATAATGTGAGTGTGGCTTGTGTTTGTGAGAGAgtgtttattgaataaaatgtatttgtGTTGTCTTATGATTTTATTCCAGATAAGAATCGGAATATATGAATTTAGTACGCTACACTCTATACAGTGGAGTGATGAAATGGGAAATAATTGGTAACAATGATTAATATTTGTAAGCAACA comes from Calliphora vicina chromosome 2, idCalVici1.1, whole genome shotgun sequence and encodes:
- the LOC135952343 gene encoding uncharacterized protein LOC135952343, encoding MRYLYGDADEKYVKAQATSEIDKNPLSTFKFRLNPMIQGKTDVKEFDKTDVPIVFKCTPETLLNLCVKLVDVMPLPMVYTWTIEDICKWLRACGYRQYQNTFRENLITGHSLLLLDASALSAMNIKDFDHIKAITQGIRALFYFEMTKFGRSLTLYPEFHHELYKLFRLKTGAKYEDARCSDLWRKMQMIRQKEPNYSHWEILERWLGFEKDPEYTELIGGIRRSNLYTCKAKSAPATLASKRSQRCFCLPPCECYWSDLDRRPPWRFKCLPNLAPDSEFVEVCRGCIPPCTCRWSSKKYLTRGVLSCLQQAFPQKYGGVQGQNRYRKYEQFSSYRLSLF